In Terriglobus sp. TAA 43, a single window of DNA contains:
- a CDS encoding peroxidase family protein gives MFPRLPAFRAEEEFLRALGRVGGVCDCEATEDTPESLAETAAGWPVFGQFVAHDTTADRSRLQSDTDTAGLINARSPKLNLECLYGDGPTGHPYLFQRDDPTKFRLGKEEADLQRNEDGTAIIGDPRNDSHQLISQFHLAMLKAHNAFVDEARTQGIEEARVFDEASQQMRWHYQWIILHEFLPSLIGVHAAAEVCSKGSRYFHPGEHVFIPLEFADAAYRYGHAQIRHRYHLNARSEPLPLFPDLLGFRPVPREHVIDWKMFFDTAGAPAAQRAKKMDGKLVRSLLELPPSITGECEIADYHSLAVRDLQRGQGVGLPSGEAVAKHIGVLPLDAEQIGIASTGWHGETPLWYYILREAAVLEEGNRLGPVGARIVADVLVGLIDADRNSFRHSEEEWRPNKMLSDLLTCS, from the coding sequence ATGTTTCCCCGCCTCCCAGCATTTCGTGCTGAGGAGGAGTTCCTGCGTGCGCTGGGCAGGGTCGGTGGCGTGTGTGATTGTGAAGCCACGGAAGATACACCGGAGTCGCTCGCGGAGACCGCGGCCGGCTGGCCTGTGTTCGGTCAATTCGTGGCCCATGACACCACGGCTGATCGTTCACGCTTGCAGTCCGATACGGATACTGCTGGGTTGATCAATGCACGTTCTCCAAAGCTTAATTTGGAATGTCTGTATGGAGACGGTCCTACCGGCCATCCCTATCTCTTTCAGCGTGATGATCCTACAAAATTTCGACTCGGCAAGGAAGAAGCTGATCTTCAGCGAAATGAAGATGGCACTGCCATCATCGGCGATCCGCGCAATGATTCTCATCAGCTCATCTCACAGTTCCACCTGGCAATGCTGAAAGCACACAATGCCTTTGTGGATGAAGCTCGTACGCAGGGCATAGAGGAAGCACGCGTATTTGACGAGGCTTCTCAACAGATGCGTTGGCACTATCAATGGATCATCCTGCACGAATTTCTGCCATCGCTCATCGGAGTGCACGCCGCAGCTGAGGTCTGCAGTAAAGGCTCTCGATATTTCCATCCAGGCGAGCATGTGTTTATACCGCTTGAGTTCGCCGACGCCGCATATCGATACGGTCACGCACAGATTCGTCATCGGTATCACTTGAATGCTCGCAGTGAACCTCTTCCACTCTTTCCAGACCTGTTGGGCTTTCGTCCTGTGCCCCGCGAACACGTTATTGACTGGAAGATGTTCTTCGATACCGCTGGTGCTCCAGCCGCTCAACGCGCAAAGAAGATGGACGGGAAACTCGTGCGCTCTCTTCTTGAATTACCCCCGTCAATTACTGGGGAATGTGAGATTGCTGACTACCACTCACTGGCTGTCCGCGATCTGCAGCGAGGACAAGGTGTTGGGTTGCCATCTGGTGAGGCCGTTGCAAAACATATAGGAGTCTTGCCGCTTGACGCGGAACAGATTGGTATTGCCTCTACCGGTTGGCATGGCGAAACACCGCTTTGGTATTACATCCTTCGCGAAGCCGCAGTGCTTGAAGAAGGGAATCGTCTTGGGCCCGTCGGCGCCCGCATCGTTGCAGATGTTTTGGTCGGTCTTATTGATGCAGATAGGAACTCATTCCGTCACAGCGAAGAAGAGTGGCGGCCAAACAAAATGCTAAGTGATCTGCTGACGTGTTCTTAG
- a CDS encoding SDR family oxidoreductase, whose product MKIVVIGGTGLIGSKLVSKLAAHGHEAIAASPNSGVNTLTGEGLAEVLKGAEVVVDVSNSRSFDEDDAMNFFNTATRNLIQYGKAAGVKHHVALSVVGTDRIAQDRPSDGPKTIRGYFRAKLAQEKLIAESGIPFSIVHATQFFEFVKNIADTASDGTTVRLAPVLIQPMAADDVAAGVGRVAAGIPANGIVEIAGPDQYRLDEFIRLGLIARNDPRNVVADPAAGYFGVEVDERTLVPGKDARLGTTSFKTWLAQSATAPTR is encoded by the coding sequence ATGAAAATCGTCGTCATCGGCGGTACGGGCCTTATTGGGTCAAAGCTTGTCAGCAAGCTTGCGGCCCACGGACATGAAGCGATCGCGGCATCACCGAACTCCGGCGTTAACACGTTGACAGGGGAAGGTCTCGCAGAGGTGTTGAAGGGGGCCGAGGTTGTAGTGGACGTTTCCAACTCACGTTCCTTTGATGAAGACGATGCGATGAACTTCTTCAACACTGCCACGCGCAACCTTATCCAGTATGGAAAAGCAGCAGGCGTAAAGCATCACGTTGCACTTTCCGTTGTGGGTACAGATCGCATTGCACAGGATCGTCCCTCCGATGGCCCCAAGACAATCCGTGGATACTTCCGCGCAAAGCTTGCACAGGAAAAGTTGATCGCAGAATCGGGCATTCCATTCTCCATCGTGCATGCCACCCAGTTCTTTGAGTTCGTAAAGAACATTGCAGACACAGCGAGCGATGGCACTACGGTTCGTCTGGCGCCCGTTCTCATTCAACCAATGGCGGCTGACGACGTGGCAGCGGGAGTAGGGCGCGTTGCTGCTGGCATCCCTGCGAACGGCATCGTTGAAATCGCTGGTCCAGATCAGTATCGTCTCGATGAATTTATCCGCTTGGGCTTGATTGCGCGTAACGACCCGCGCAATGTCGTGGCTGATCCTGCCGCAGGATATTTCGGTGTTGAAGTCGACGAGCGCACGCTTGTTCCTGGCAAGGACGCTCGACTCGGTACGACAAGCTTCAAGACCTGGCTCGCACAATCCGCTACAGCGCCAACTCGCTAA
- a CDS encoding cupin domain-containing protein: protein MKFAKLVLCLAWLAPHCLLAQQAKVTEVMSKDLTDIPGKEGLMITVTYPPGSSDPIHRHNAHGFIYVLEGSIVMQVRGGKEVILKPGQSFYEGPNDVHVIGRNASHTRPAKFVVFLVKDKGTPVVIPAN from the coding sequence ATGAAATTCGCAAAGCTCGTCTTATGTCTTGCGTGGCTCGCACCCCATTGCCTGCTCGCACAACAGGCCAAGGTGACAGAGGTGATGTCGAAGGACCTGACAGATATCCCGGGTAAAGAAGGTCTGATGATCACAGTCACATATCCTCCGGGCTCCTCTGATCCCATCCATCGCCACAACGCACATGGGTTCATTTATGTGCTCGAAGGTTCGATTGTGATGCAAGTGCGCGGTGGCAAAGAGGTCATTCTCAAGCCGGGCCAAAGCTTCTACGAGGGTCCCAACGATGTTCATGTCATCGGTCGCAACGCCAGCCACACACGCCCAGCAAAGTTCGTTGTGTTCCTCGTTAAGGACAAGGGCACGCCGGTCGTGATCCCTGCCAACTAA
- a CDS encoding alpha/beta fold hydrolase, which yields MSTFKGKDGTTIYYKEWGSGPVVTFSHGWPLNADAWDAQLHFLAQNGFRVVAHDRRGHGRSDQAWSGNDMNGYADDLASLIETLDLDDVTLVGHSTGGGEVARYIGRYGSKRVAAAVLIAAVPPIMVKSLTNLEGIPIEVFDSSRSSLAKDRSQFYKDFAVPFYGANRPGAKVSQGLLDQFWLWSMQGGLKNIYDSVKAFSETDFHEDLKKFDVPTLIMHGEDDQIVPIDNTGRQSAKLIKGAKEIYYPGLPHGLTATHADQVNVDLLQFLNSVHGARFRA from the coding sequence ATGAGCACCTTCAAGGGAAAAGACGGTACAACGATTTACTACAAGGAGTGGGGCTCAGGACCAGTCGTCACGTTTTCTCACGGCTGGCCTTTGAATGCCGACGCATGGGATGCACAACTGCATTTCCTCGCACAGAACGGGTTCCGCGTCGTCGCGCATGATCGACGCGGTCACGGTCGATCAGATCAGGCCTGGTCTGGAAATGACATGAATGGGTACGCTGACGATCTCGCCTCGCTCATCGAAACGCTGGACTTGGACGACGTAACCCTCGTCGGCCACTCCACCGGTGGCGGTGAGGTGGCGCGTTACATCGGCAGATACGGCTCAAAGCGAGTCGCGGCAGCAGTCTTAATCGCCGCTGTGCCTCCCATCATGGTTAAGTCTCTTACCAATCTCGAGGGAATCCCCATCGAGGTGTTCGACTCATCGCGCAGCAGTCTGGCGAAGGATCGTTCGCAGTTCTACAAGGACTTCGCAGTACCGTTCTACGGTGCGAATCGTCCTGGTGCCAAGGTGTCGCAAGGCCTTCTGGATCAGTTCTGGCTCTGGAGCATGCAAGGCGGTCTGAAGAATATCTACGATTCCGTCAAAGCATTTTCTGAGACTGATTTCCATGAGGATCTTAAGAAATTCGATGTCCCCACTTTGATCATGCACGGGGAAGACGATCAGATCGTGCCGATTGATAACACTGGAAGACAGTCGGCCAAACTCATCAAGGGAGCAAAGGAAATCTACTATCCCGGACTCCCTCACGGTCTCACAGCCACACATGCAGATCAGGTCAACGTTGACCTGCTGCAGTTCCTGAACTCTGTTCACGGCGCTCGGTTCAGAGCGTAA
- a CDS encoding sugar phosphate isomerase/epimerase, protein MTYTRRQFGKLAATTLPFAAAAASYPGSLFAQGKPNSVFGGVQVGIITAYSYHNMPDDARSLVSYMVRDGISATESHDEPLAEFLGAPKAPVRPRPVAAPAAGAGRPAAVPPAGEPRAPRAPSPEQLAYLEALNKWRLATPPAKFGEVRKLYNDAGIWIYGFKMSLTNAMPDELYDWTFEVVKVLGANQLTMEMPDGDSALTARIGKFALKHKTRVGYHAHLQATPTTWDEAMSQSPYNCINLDIGHYTAAGNHDAVAFVQKNHERITSVHLKDRKFKENGGANMPWGQGDTPIKEVLALMKKDKYKFPATIELEYQPPEGSNSEKEIVKCLAYAKAALA, encoded by the coding sequence ATGACGTATACGCGACGGCAGTTCGGCAAGCTGGCAGCCACCACTCTCCCCTTCGCCGCGGCTGCAGCGTCATACCCGGGGTCGCTCTTTGCCCAGGGCAAACCTAATTCCGTATTCGGCGGCGTCCAGGTCGGCATTATCACGGCGTACAGCTATCACAACATGCCGGACGATGCCCGATCCCTGGTGAGTTACATGGTCAGGGACGGCATCAGCGCGACCGAGAGCCATGACGAGCCGCTGGCAGAGTTCCTTGGTGCTCCGAAAGCGCCTGTGCGGCCGCGGCCCGTCGCTGCCCCTGCTGCGGGTGCCGGACGTCCTGCCGCCGTCCCCCCTGCCGGTGAGCCGCGTGCTCCTCGTGCTCCAAGCCCGGAACAACTCGCATATCTGGAAGCACTCAACAAGTGGCGTCTTGCAACGCCGCCTGCGAAGTTCGGAGAGGTTCGCAAGTTGTACAACGACGCAGGCATTTGGATTTACGGTTTCAAAATGAGCCTGACCAACGCGATGCCGGACGAGCTTTATGACTGGACGTTCGAGGTGGTGAAGGTTCTTGGTGCGAACCAGTTGACCATGGAAATGCCGGATGGCGATTCTGCCCTGACAGCGCGGATAGGCAAGTTTGCACTCAAGCACAAAACGAGGGTCGGGTATCACGCCCATCTGCAAGCCACACCAACCACTTGGGATGAGGCAATGTCGCAGTCGCCTTACAACTGCATCAATCTCGACATCGGCCACTATACCGCCGCCGGCAATCACGATGCGGTGGCCTTCGTGCAGAAGAACCATGAGCGCATCACCAGCGTGCACCTCAAGGATCGCAAGTTCAAAGAAAATGGTGGCGCGAACATGCCATGGGGACAGGGCGACACTCCCATCAAGGAAGTGCTGGCACTGATGAAGAAGGACAAGTATAAGTTTCCGGCCACGATCGAGCTGGAGTACCAGCCGCCCGAAGGATCAAACAGCGAGAAAGAAATTGTGAAGTGCCTTGCGTATGCGAAAGCCGCATTAGCATAG
- a CDS encoding c-type cytochrome, protein MKQKSQWWWMVIVLASLPSILKAQQPAAEGHAGASPAGPQGRLQTEPYNAPRPPVAPAVIAHGKEVFSANCSFCHGDDARGGSVGPNLIRNKVVLDDQNGELIEPVVHGSRQAEGMPKFNLANDDIVAIAGWLHSQPLGNRGAPSTLDIVVGNTQMGQAYFNGAGKCSTCHSVTGDFAGIGGKYTPKDLQNAIVSGRAGRGGAAKTVTVTSGGRTVEGRLDHLDAFNVSLTQKDGTHMSFEIINGAPQVVVHDPLQTHVDMLRTWKNSDLRNLTAYLTTLK, encoded by the coding sequence ATGAAGCAAAAATCGCAGTGGTGGTGGATGGTGATTGTCCTTGCATCCTTGCCATCCATCCTGAAAGCTCAGCAGCCGGCAGCAGAGGGCCATGCCGGTGCCAGCCCGGCGGGCCCACAAGGTCGCCTGCAAACCGAACCCTACAACGCACCTCGGCCACCGGTAGCTCCCGCTGTAATAGCGCACGGCAAAGAAGTGTTCAGCGCCAACTGCAGCTTCTGCCACGGCGACGATGCGCGTGGGGGATCGGTGGGCCCAAACCTGATCCGCAACAAGGTGGTGCTGGACGATCAGAATGGCGAGCTCATCGAGCCCGTCGTACACGGCAGCCGGCAGGCTGAGGGCATGCCCAAGTTCAACCTGGCCAATGATGACATTGTCGCCATCGCCGGGTGGTTGCACAGCCAACCGCTCGGCAACAGGGGCGCGCCTTCAACGCTGGACATCGTGGTGGGCAATACTCAGATGGGTCAGGCCTACTTCAACGGTGCCGGCAAATGCAGCACATGCCACTCCGTCACCGGAGATTTTGCTGGCATCGGCGGCAAGTACACGCCGAAGGATTTGCAGAATGCAATCGTCTCCGGTCGCGCGGGTCGCGGAGGGGCTGCGAAGACTGTAACCGTGACCTCTGGTGGACGGACAGTTGAGGGCCGCCTGGATCACCTGGATGCATTCAACGTCTCGCTAACTCAGAAGGACGGCACGCACATGAGCTTCGAGATCATCAACGGCGCACCACAGGTGGTGGTTCACGATCCTCTGCAGACGCACGTAGACATGCTGCGGACCTGGAAAAACAGTGATCTCCGCAACCTGACGGCCTACCTGACAACATTGAAATAG
- a CDS encoding acido-empty-quinoprotein group A produces MTNTMMRLMAGLSFLLPVVLQGQTTAAAGMGLDPATLTQQLAQPATTSWPTYAGDYSQRRYSVLDQVNRTNVKDLTLAWKSVALTAGPGGGAGARRGFGSPGFVAPTIVGGVTETPVPVPGSSSGSPRITGSILQVNGVLYISSPDNAWAMDARDGTVLWHYCWTTRGGDHIGNRGMAMYGDTLYFEVPEDYLVALDAKTGKERWHKEIAPYTQQYFSTTAPVVVGNHVLVGTSSNLDQPGFLQSFNAETGELQWKTFLVPMKKGDPGWDTWGSMDAAQHGGAMPWLSGSYDPETKLYIFGTGNPIPAYSAAPRGKDEKDTNLFTCSIVALDVETGKMAWYYQTSPDDTHDWDSVQAPVFVDGTFEGKPRKLVMEATRNGYFFVLDRVTGQHLLTTKYSPAANWATGLNANGNPIRDPDQDSTVAGSLVSPTNGGAVNWQPPSFSPQTGLFYVGLHQGYAMYYLTQTDPKQIMGLGGKEEDPVGSYPSSIVGIDYRTGKTVYNYVFPGDGSPTGLLTTAGHLLFSGDGSGNLVAYDTSTPKPLWHARIGNVSNAPETYLLDGRQYILTVTGDTVYAFRLSK; encoded by the coding sequence GTGACGAACACAATGATGCGGCTCATGGCCGGGTTGTCTTTCCTGTTGCCGGTGGTGCTGCAGGGGCAAACAACAGCAGCGGCTGGCATGGGGCTGGACCCGGCCACTTTGACACAGCAGTTGGCGCAGCCGGCAACCACTTCATGGCCAACCTATGCGGGCGATTACTCACAGCGGCGCTATAGCGTTCTTGACCAGGTAAACCGCACCAACGTCAAGGATCTGACGCTGGCTTGGAAGAGCGTAGCGCTCACCGCCGGACCGGGCGGTGGAGCAGGGGCACGGCGAGGCTTCGGGTCGCCGGGGTTTGTCGCGCCGACCATCGTGGGCGGTGTCACCGAGACACCGGTCCCGGTACCGGGTTCCAGCAGTGGCTCTCCGCGCATCACCGGTTCCATCCTTCAGGTGAATGGCGTGCTCTACATCTCGTCGCCTGACAATGCCTGGGCCATGGATGCTCGCGATGGCACGGTTCTGTGGCATTACTGTTGGACAACGCGCGGCGGCGATCACATCGGCAATCGTGGCATGGCCATGTACGGCGATACGTTGTACTTCGAGGTGCCTGAGGACTACCTTGTGGCGCTGGACGCGAAGACGGGTAAGGAGCGGTGGCACAAGGAGATTGCACCCTATACTCAGCAGTACTTCTCGACCACTGCGCCGGTGGTGGTGGGCAATCACGTACTCGTAGGGACCAGTAGCAACCTGGATCAGCCGGGCTTTCTCCAGTCGTTCAATGCCGAAACGGGCGAGCTGCAATGGAAGACCTTTCTGGTGCCGATGAAAAAGGGCGATCCGGGATGGGATACCTGGGGCAGCATGGACGCGGCCCAGCACGGCGGTGCTATGCCCTGGCTCTCCGGCTCCTACGATCCGGAAACCAAGCTTTACATCTTCGGCACCGGCAATCCGATCCCTGCCTACTCGGCTGCTCCGCGCGGTAAGGACGAAAAGGACACCAATCTGTTTACCTGCTCGATCGTTGCGCTCGATGTTGAAACGGGCAAAATGGCCTGGTACTACCAGACCTCGCCCGACGATACTCACGATTGGGATTCCGTGCAGGCACCGGTCTTTGTGGATGGCACGTTCGAAGGCAAGCCTCGCAAGCTGGTAATGGAAGCGACCCGCAACGGCTACTTCTTCGTCCTTGACCGCGTGACAGGGCAGCATCTGCTGACCACCAAGTATTCACCGGCGGCTAATTGGGCGACCGGGCTTAACGCGAACGGCAACCCAATTCGAGATCCGGACCAGGACTCGACGGTGGCTGGCTCGCTGGTCTCACCCACCAACGGTGGCGCGGTCAACTGGCAACCGCCCAGCTTTTCCCCGCAAACAGGGCTGTTCTACGTCGGTCTGCATCAGGGGTACGCGATGTACTACCTCACACAGACTGATCCGAAGCAGATCATGGGATTGGGAGGCAAGGAAGAAGACCCAGTCGGCTCGTACCCCAGCTCGATTGTCGGCATTGACTATCGCACCGGCAAGACCGTGTACAACTACGTCTTTCCGGGTGACGGCTCTCCCACGGGACTGCTCACCACGGCAGGACACCTGCTGTTCTCCGGTGACGGCTCCGGCAATCTGGTGGCCTATGACACCAGCACGCCGAAACCGCTGTGGCACGCCCGCATCGGCAACGTGTCCAACGCTCCAGAGACCTATTTGCTGGATGGGCGTCAGTACATCCTGACGGTAACCGGCGACACGGTCTATGCCTTTCGGCTCTCGAAGTGA
- a CDS encoding cupin domain-containing protein has translation MKYLAVGCLLMGCGMGLGQSSAAPTMGTGELAKARVFTPEQGSVRTMANGGQSRDILHAALATGEPVSIHESTQPVGAKPNPPHAIQHSEFILVREGTLLFEHDGVSEKAEPGSVIYVAYGTMHTVRNAGNTPAKYVVIAIGGDQK, from the coding sequence ATGAAATATCTTGCAGTGGGTTGTTTGCTGATGGGGTGCGGTATGGGTCTTGGGCAAAGTTCTGCAGCGCCTACGATGGGTACAGGAGAGCTGGCAAAGGCGCGGGTGTTTACGCCGGAACAAGGCAGCGTGCGCACGATGGCGAACGGTGGGCAGAGCCGTGACATCCTGCATGCAGCATTGGCCACCGGAGAGCCGGTCAGCATCCATGAGTCCACGCAGCCGGTCGGAGCCAAGCCGAATCCACCGCATGCGATTCAGCACTCGGAATTCATCCTGGTGCGCGAAGGGACGCTGCTCTTTGAACATGATGGCGTTTCGGAGAAGGCCGAGCCTGGCAGCGTGATCTATGTGGCCTATGGGACGATGCATACGGTTCGCAATGCGGGCAACACACCCGCGAAGTATGTGGTGATCGCGATCGGCGGAGATCAGAAGTAG
- a CDS encoding MMPL family transporter, with protein MMKAMFFRRFLVAGIVLAAALALLPFSFHAERSLETATRVEGSQAETVRDELANRFHSPFVDQVVFVVENIPPANSDEGAQALGTIVDGLKAQTGVSGVVSYLDLHDPIFLGRSGGTYVLVGLASTDVPVESLVPGLHTLATSLEGQLRSRYPGIKLELTGEIPLNFDIRKASADDVRRGESLVIPATLALLLVAFGSLVAAFIPLAVGQLAIATTLAITGFLAHRWHLSILVQNLATMLGLGLGIDYGLLMVSRFREAIATGISASEAAHIASRQAGRTLLISASTVGIGFLALLTVPISEIRSIGIAGFLVAGLSVLLTNTLVPALLALLGKRIDLGRLPFAPKLDACRAERTGVRWRRWGTVIVAHPWLALVIAGIPLALLAAQVRHLDTSVPQGDWLPQSAESVHALHQLEHMDRGGIVESLRIIVELPKDSIAQTDAGWNAIDAITKHVATDPRTDRVISITTIADGNRSSLTELSRETRRTLLSSDGRAALLQVVPKGSVTLRDQVDWVRELRKTGAPALTGVPGATLLVGGIPALNADYETIIRGNFPFVMGLVVGGTFLALLAGFRGIFAAVKAIVLNLISVAAAFGALVLVFQDGYGSRLLGVPGGTGSIFPLVPIVTFAIVFGLSMDYEVFLVARVLEARRSGLSEEDAIPEGMARTAGLITSAAAIMIVVFAAFTFGGFLVVKMIGFTLAVAVLLDATIVRIVIGPALLRLAGDRNWWPGRLDKSVSHGPTQ; from the coding sequence ATGATGAAAGCTATGTTCTTTCGCCGGTTCTTAGTGGCTGGAATCGTCCTTGCAGCGGCACTCGCACTGCTGCCTTTTTCCTTCCACGCGGAGCGCTCCCTGGAGACCGCCACTCGCGTCGAAGGCAGCCAGGCGGAGACTGTTCGCGACGAGCTTGCCAATCGCTTTCACTCGCCGTTTGTGGACCAGGTCGTCTTCGTCGTCGAGAACATTCCCCCAGCAAACTCTGACGAAGGTGCACAGGCATTAGGGACGATTGTCGATGGCCTGAAGGCGCAGACCGGAGTCTCCGGTGTGGTCTCGTATCTTGACCTGCATGACCCCATCTTCCTTGGCCGCAGCGGGGGCACCTACGTTCTCGTTGGCCTGGCTTCGACCGACGTTCCCGTCGAATCGCTCGTGCCGGGCCTACATACGTTGGCAACGTCACTCGAAGGCCAGCTCAGGAGCCGCTATCCCGGGATCAAGCTGGAGCTCACCGGCGAGATCCCACTCAATTTCGACATCCGAAAGGCCAGCGCCGACGATGTTCGCCGCGGCGAAAGCCTGGTCATTCCCGCAACGCTCGCGCTTCTGCTGGTGGCTTTCGGCAGCCTCGTTGCGGCATTCATCCCCTTGGCCGTTGGCCAACTCGCCATTGCGACCACGCTCGCTATCACGGGCTTCCTCGCCCATCGCTGGCACCTGTCCATCCTTGTGCAAAACCTGGCGACGATGCTCGGCCTCGGTCTCGGCATCGACTACGGACTGCTGATGGTGAGCCGCTTCCGCGAGGCCATTGCCACCGGCATCAGCGCATCGGAGGCGGCGCACATTGCATCCCGTCAGGCAGGGCGCACACTGCTCATCTCTGCCTCCACCGTCGGCATCGGCTTCCTTGCGCTGCTCACGGTTCCGATCAGCGAAATTCGGTCCATTGGCATCGCCGGCTTCCTTGTCGCAGGGCTCAGCGTACTGCTGACCAACACCCTTGTACCGGCGTTACTGGCGCTCCTCGGCAAACGTATTGACCTCGGCCGGCTGCCCTTTGCGCCTAAGCTCGACGCATGCCGCGCTGAACGCACCGGAGTGCGCTGGCGGCGCTGGGGAACGGTCATCGTCGCGCACCCGTGGCTGGCGCTCGTCATCGCAGGCATTCCACTCGCGCTACTCGCCGCTCAGGTGCGGCACCTCGATACCAGCGTGCCGCAGGGCGACTGGCTGCCGCAGTCTGCAGAGTCGGTCCACGCGCTGCATCAGCTGGAACACATGGACCGCGGCGGAATCGTCGAGTCGCTCCGCATTATCGTCGAGCTACCCAAGGATTCCATCGCGCAGACCGATGCCGGCTGGAACGCAATTGATGCCATCACCAAGCACGTCGCAACCGACCCACGCACCGACCGCGTCATCTCTATCACCACCATCGCCGACGGCAACCGTTCGTCACTGACCGAGCTCTCACGCGAGACGCGGCGCACCCTCCTCAGCAGCGACGGCCGGGCCGCACTGCTGCAGGTGGTACCTAAGGGCTCCGTCACACTGCGCGACCAGGTCGACTGGGTGCGTGAGCTTCGCAAGACCGGCGCGCCAGCACTGACCGGCGTGCCCGGAGCCACACTGCTGGTGGGCGGCATCCCGGCACTGAACGCCGACTACGAGACCATCATCCGCGGCAACTTCCCATTTGTCATGGGACTGGTCGTCGGGGGCACGTTTCTCGCGCTGCTGGCCGGCTTCCGCGGCATTTTCGCAGCGGTCAAGGCCATCGTGCTGAATCTGATATCCGTAGCCGCAGCGTTTGGCGCACTTGTTCTCGTCTTCCAGGACGGCTATGGCAGCCGCCTTCTCGGCGTGCCGGGAGGGACCGGCAGCATCTTCCCGCTGGTTCCTATTGTCACCTTCGCCATCGTTTTCGGCCTCAGCATGGATTACGAGGTCTTCCTAGTCGCACGCGTGCTCGAAGCACGCCGCAGTGGTCTCAGCGAAGAAGACGCCATCCCGGAGGGCATGGCACGCACCGCCGGTCTCATCACGAGCGCTGCCGCCATCATGATTGTCGTCTTTGCGGCTTTTACCTTTGGCGGTTTCCTCGTCGTCAAGATGATCGGCTTCACACTGGCCGTGGCGGTTTTGCTCGACGCAACCATCGTGCGCATCGTCATCGGCCCGGCGCTCCTTCGCCTCGCAGGGGACCGGAACTGGTGGCCGGGCCGCCTCGATAAGAGTGTGAGTCATGGCCCTACGCAGTAG